A stretch of the Buchananella sp. 14KM1171 genome encodes the following:
- a CDS encoding ubiquitin-like protein Pup, with protein sequence MSEQTFAGATAGSGEEEAQAALRPQAKDVDLDALLDDIDAVLATDAQAFVQGFVQKGGQ encoded by the coding sequence ATGAGCGAGCAGACTTTCGCCGGCGCGACTGCCGGCAGCGGCGAGGAAGAGGCGCAGGCCGCCCTACGGCCCCAGGCCAAGGACGTTGACCTGGATGCGCTGCTGGACGACATCGACGCGGTGCTGGCCACCGACGCCCAGGCGTTCGTGCAGGGATTCGTGCAAAAGGGCGGTCAGTGA
- a CDS encoding proteasome accessory factor PafA2 family protein has translation MTGLDTEPTQRRRIVGVEIEYGITHVGPGPELGAEEAAQELFNDPSLARGANMFLPNGGRLYLDVGAHPEYATAECARLADVLAQDRAGTEMLAALAERATARLQERGVAGQIHLLRNNLDSAGSSFGCHENYLIRRRFDFRRRVMGLVPHLVSRQVVAGAGHVRREQDGTARYVLSQRADVVSEVVSAATTRARPLINTRDEPHANHELYRRLHIINADTSMAEGSSLINLASTALVLTALEEGAQLEDLELVDPIGAVRAISAQGSARVELKNGQWLTGLELQAHYVERTAHLAASDPDPVVRLGHELWGRAVDALRAGREDEVADLLDHVAKRRLLERHCERHGVGLDHASVATLELAYHDITAHGLRARLEAAGLLRRFTTVAQVEAAQNSAPATRASLRGAAIAAALEYRRDLAADWTTLRLLDRSLPAITLADPWETSNPAVAELVAHLRSPERGATEAMLLL, from the coding sequence GTGACCGGTTTGGACACTGAGCCCACCCAGCGGCGGCGCATAGTCGGCGTCGAGATCGAGTACGGCATCACCCACGTGGGGCCGGGGCCCGAGCTCGGCGCGGAGGAGGCCGCCCAGGAGCTGTTCAACGACCCCTCCCTGGCCAGGGGCGCCAACATGTTCCTGCCCAACGGCGGCCGCCTCTACCTGGACGTGGGGGCCCACCCCGAGTACGCCACCGCCGAGTGCGCGCGCCTAGCGGACGTGCTGGCGCAGGACCGGGCCGGCACCGAGATGCTCGCCGCGTTGGCCGAGCGAGCTACGGCGCGCCTGCAGGAGCGGGGCGTGGCGGGCCAGATTCATCTGCTGCGCAACAACCTGGACTCGGCCGGCTCCTCGTTTGGCTGCCACGAGAACTACCTGATCCGCCGCCGCTTCGACTTCCGCCGCCGCGTGATGGGGCTGGTGCCTCACCTGGTCAGCCGCCAGGTGGTGGCGGGAGCGGGCCACGTGCGCCGCGAGCAGGACGGCACCGCCCGCTACGTGCTCTCCCAGCGGGCCGATGTGGTCAGCGAGGTGGTCTCCGCAGCCACCACGCGGGCCCGGCCGCTGATAAACACCCGCGACGAGCCGCACGCCAACCACGAGCTCTACCGCCGCCTGCACATCATCAACGCGGACACCTCGATGGCAGAGGGCTCCAGCCTGATCAACCTGGCCTCCACCGCCCTAGTGCTCACCGCCCTGGAGGAGGGGGCGCAGCTGGAGGACCTGGAGCTGGTGGACCCGATCGGGGCCGTGCGCGCGATCTCCGCCCAGGGCAGCGCGCGCGTGGAGCTGAAGAACGGACAGTGGCTGACGGGCCTGGAGCTGCAGGCGCACTACGTGGAGCGCACCGCCCACCTGGCGGCCAGCGACCCGGACCCGGTGGTGCGCCTGGGCCACGAGCTGTGGGGGCGGGCGGTGGATGCGCTGCGCGCCGGCCGTGAGGACGAGGTGGCCGACCTCTTGGACCACGTGGCCAAGCGGCGCCTGCTGGAACGCCACTGCGAGCGCCACGGCGTGGGCCTGGACCACGCCTCGGTGGCGACCCTGGAGCTGGCCTACCACGACATCACGGCGCACGGACTGCGCGCCCGGCTGGAGGCGGCTGGGCTGCTGCGCCGCTTCACCACCGTCGCCCAGGTGGAGGCCGCCCAGAACAGCGCCCCCGCCACCCGCGCCAGCCTGCGGGGGGCGGCCATAGCGGCCGCGCTGGAGTACCGGCGGGACCTGGCGGCGGATTGGACGACGTTGCGCCTGCTGGATCGCAGCCTGCCGGCCATCACGCTCGCCGACCCGTGGGAGACCAGCAACCCTGCAGTTGCTGAGCTGGTGGCCCACCTGCGCAGCCCCGAACGCGGGGCGACCGAGGCGATGTTGCTGCTATGA
- a CDS encoding FKBP-type peptidyl-prolyl cis-trans isomerase, producing the protein MSQSRDFSLPSRRALRQQGQLTPLEESTAQSDAAAVGTAQAEEAREGQAAQPAAEAAPRRVRRRDLRQQQGDAPTPPVTSDLPFWPVTQPDAEAGVARPAEGPERAEPLVPVAPPRRPERSGGSAALSQLRRLARGWWLWAGLLVAALVIGVIAAVVQQNAAEQRAIEEARRGAFDSVQVSGRLGSVPTLSLQNPVELAAAPNHRVVQAGTGRELQEGDRVVLAVTTFNGQTGKRVLEGAFPHVDVVEVNADSLGASLHGILLGQRDGARLLVLNAVEKGGQAYPELAVVDVLPRQLPVEGAGQSPSAAIEGDLRSMVSFDAHSVPQLAPWGVATQLVKVEELISGTGEQVAKGDTVVVQYVVSTWDGKVRESTYAGLGPQEVMVASLQPGLAEAVIDRAVGSRLVLAAPAALTDGNADILAVVDILAISARNQ; encoded by the coding sequence ATGAGCCAGTCGCGCGACTTCTCCCTGCCCTCGCGCCGCGCGCTGCGCCAACAGGGCCAACTCACGCCGCTCGAGGAGAGCACCGCTCAGTCCGACGCCGCTGCGGTGGGCACCGCGCAGGCCGAGGAGGCGCGGGAGGGGCAGGCGGCGCAGCCCGCCGCCGAAGCGGCGCCCCGGCGGGTGCGGCGGCGAGACCTGCGCCAGCAGCAGGGCGACGCGCCCACCCCGCCTGTCACCTCCGACCTGCCGTTCTGGCCGGTCACCCAGCCCGACGCCGAGGCCGGAGTGGCCCGGCCCGCAGAGGGACCTGAACGCGCCGAGCCGCTAGTCCCGGTGGCACCGCCGCGCCGCCCGGAGCGGAGCGGCGGCAGCGCCGCCCTGTCCCAGCTGAGGCGCCTGGCGCGCGGCTGGTGGCTCTGGGCGGGCCTGCTGGTTGCCGCGCTTGTGATCGGGGTGATCGCCGCCGTGGTGCAGCAAAACGCCGCAGAGCAGCGGGCAATCGAGGAGGCGCGGCGCGGCGCGTTCGACTCCGTGCAGGTGAGCGGGCGGCTGGGATCGGTGCCCACGTTGAGCCTGCAAAACCCCGTGGAGCTGGCCGCCGCGCCCAATCACCGGGTGGTCCAGGCCGGCACGGGCCGGGAGCTGCAAGAGGGCGACCGCGTGGTGCTGGCGGTGACCACCTTCAACGGACAGACCGGCAAGCGCGTCCTGGAGGGCGCGTTCCCGCACGTGGACGTGGTGGAGGTCAACGCGGACAGCCTGGGCGCCTCGCTGCACGGCATCCTGCTGGGGCAGCGCGACGGCGCCCGCCTGTTGGTGCTGAACGCGGTGGAGAAGGGCGGCCAGGCCTACCCCGAGCTGGCGGTGGTGGACGTGCTGCCGCGCCAACTGCCGGTGGAGGGAGCGGGGCAGAGCCCGTCGGCCGCGATCGAGGGCGACCTGAGATCGATGGTGTCCTTCGACGCCCACTCCGTGCCGCAGCTCGCTCCCTGGGGCGTGGCCACGCAGCTGGTGAAGGTCGAGGAGCTGATCTCCGGCACCGGCGAGCAGGTGGCAAAGGGCGACACGGTGGTGGTGCAGTATGTGGTCTCCACCTGGGACGGCAAGGTACGCGAGTCCACCTACGCAGGCCTGGGCCCGCAGGAGGTCATGGTGGCCTCCCTCCAGCCGGGCCTGGCCGAGGCCGTGATCGACCGGGCCGTGGGGAGCCGCCTGGTGCTGGCCGCGCCCGCCGCGCTCACCGACGGCAACGCGGACATCCTGGCCGTGGTGGACATCCTGGCCATCAGCGCCAGAAACCAGTAG
- the hisF gene encoding imidazole glycerol phosphate synthase subunit HisF, which yields MTVALRVIPCLDVDGGRVVKGVNFQNLRDAGDPVELAKRYSEQGADEITFLDVSASVEGRATTLDIVARTAENVFVPLTVGGGVRSVEDVDALLRAGADKVGVNTAALADPALLARIADRFGDQVVVLSVDARRGPTPSGYEVTTHGGKRSSGKDALEWVRQASELGVGEILLNSMDADGVREGFDLEMLAAVRAEVKVPVIASGGAGSVEHFVAAADAGADALLAASVFHYGTLTIAQVKEALAGVGHMVRLGGPATPGEQR from the coding sequence ATGACGGTGGCACTCAGGGTGATTCCCTGCCTGGACGTGGATGGCGGCCGAGTGGTCAAGGGCGTCAACTTCCAAAACCTACGCGACGCCGGCGACCCGGTGGAGCTGGCTAAGCGCTACAGCGAACAGGGGGCTGACGAGATCACCTTCCTGGACGTCTCGGCGTCCGTGGAGGGCCGCGCCACCACGCTGGACATCGTGGCCCGCACGGCGGAGAACGTGTTCGTGCCGCTCACCGTGGGCGGCGGGGTTCGCAGCGTGGAGGACGTGGACGCGCTGCTGCGCGCGGGCGCGGACAAGGTGGGCGTTAACACTGCGGCCCTGGCGGACCCCGCGCTGCTGGCGCGCATCGCCGACCGCTTCGGGGACCAGGTGGTGGTGCTCTCGGTGGACGCCCGGCGCGGCCCCACCCCCTCGGGTTACGAGGTCACCACCCACGGCGGCAAGCGCTCCAGCGGCAAGGACGCGCTGGAATGGGTGCGCCAGGCCAGCGAGCTGGGCGTGGGGGAGATTCTGCTGAACTCAATGGACGCCGACGGTGTGCGCGAGGGCTTCGACCTGGAGATGCTCGCCGCAGTGCGCGCCGAGGTGAAGGTGCCGGTGATCGCCTCCGGTGGCGCCGGCAGCGTGGAGCACTTCGTGGCGGCCGCCGACGCGGGCGCCGACGCCCTGCTGGCCGCCTCTGTTTTCCACTACGGCACCCTGACGATCGCGCAGGTGAAGGAGGCCCTTGCCGGCGTCGGTCACATGGTGCGCCTGGGCGGTCCGGCCACCCCGGGGGAGCAGCGGTGA
- the hisI gene encoding phosphoribosyl-AMP cyclohydrolase, translating into MSGQASGQGGDALDPQLLARLKFDQHGLICAVIQDDATGAVLMVAWMNQTALARTLSTGRVWFWSRSRQEYWRKGDTSGHRQYVRSVHADCDGDALLVRVHQVGAACHTGTRTCFEAGGPLPAVVGDERTDAAVLDGRAP; encoded by the coding sequence GTGAGCGGGCAGGCAAGCGGGCAGGGCGGCGACGCGCTGGACCCGCAGCTGCTGGCCCGCCTGAAGTTTGACCAGCACGGCCTGATCTGCGCGGTCATCCAGGACGACGCCACCGGCGCGGTGCTCATGGTGGCCTGGATGAATCAGACCGCGCTGGCCCGCACCCTTTCGACCGGGCGCGTTTGGTTCTGGTCCCGTTCCCGACAGGAGTACTGGCGCAAGGGGGACACCTCCGGGCATCGCCAGTACGTGCGCTCCGTCCACGCGGACTGCGACGGCGACGCCCTGCTGGTGCGCGTGCACCAGGTGGGGGCTGCCTGCCACACCGGTACGCGCACCTGCTTCGAGGCCGGCGGGCCGCTGCCGGCCGTGGTGGGCGATGAGCGGACCGACGCGGCGGTGCTGGACGGGCGGGCCCCGTGA
- a CDS encoding chorismate-binding protein, giving the protein MTRALHWGQTWPSREEFADLTGARRTVVVARKLLAEELTAVGAYRRLAAGRAGTFLLESAEQGGQWGRWSFIGVNALATLQGAAHCPTWQGEVPDCVAREGDVVHLIGSVLEQLGQAAHAPAGGTTLPPLGAALVGAIGWDALYTWEPKLRRAAPDELGLPDVALTLVRDVVALDHHAGELWLLTVCYDASEGDFDAAVARLDAMQAGLAQPLPVQLSGSGEAQALERRHRTSQQDFEAAVVRGKEAIVDGEVFQVVLSQRTDVDCPASPLAVYRALRSINPSPYMYLFEHVDADGRPITVVGSSPETLVRVTDGQVYTFPIAGSRPRSGDAQVDRERVAELLADPKELSEHTMLVDLARNDLSKVCDPASVSVAALMEIKHFSHIMHISSTVTGRLRPGRTALDALVATFPAGTLSGAPKPRAIELIDQLEPARRGFYGGVVGYLGLDGNADLAITIRTAVIRDGVAHVQAGAGVVADSVPRKEHEETRHKAAAMLSAIETAAGLTNL; this is encoded by the coding sequence GTGACGCGCGCGCTGCACTGGGGCCAGACCTGGCCGAGTCGGGAGGAGTTCGCGGACCTGACGGGCGCGCGGCGAACCGTGGTGGTGGCCCGCAAGCTGCTGGCCGAGGAACTGACGGCGGTGGGTGCCTACCGGCGCCTGGCGGCCGGCCGGGCTGGAACGTTCCTGCTGGAGTCTGCCGAGCAGGGAGGCCAGTGGGGCCGGTGGAGCTTCATCGGCGTCAACGCGCTGGCCACCCTGCAGGGGGCGGCGCACTGCCCCACCTGGCAGGGGGAGGTACCGGACTGCGTGGCGCGGGAGGGCGACGTCGTCCACCTGATTGGGAGCGTCCTGGAGCAGTTGGGCCAGGCGGCCCACGCGCCTGCTGGAGGCACGACGCTGCCGCCGCTGGGCGCCGCCCTGGTTGGCGCGATCGGCTGGGACGCCCTCTACACGTGGGAGCCCAAGCTGCGCCGGGCCGCGCCCGACGAGCTGGGGCTGCCCGACGTCGCACTGACGCTGGTGCGCGACGTCGTGGCCCTTGACCACCACGCCGGGGAGCTGTGGCTGCTCACCGTCTGCTACGACGCGAGCGAGGGCGACTTCGACGCCGCCGTGGCCCGGCTCGACGCGATGCAGGCCGGACTGGCCCAGCCCCTGCCCGTGCAACTCAGCGGCAGCGGTGAGGCCCAGGCGCTAGAGCGGAGACACCGCACCTCGCAGCAGGACTTCGAGGCCGCCGTGGTGCGCGGCAAAGAGGCGATCGTGGACGGCGAGGTGTTCCAGGTGGTGCTCTCGCAACGCACCGACGTGGACTGTCCGGCCAGCCCGCTGGCCGTCTACCGGGCGTTGCGCTCCATCAACCCGAGCCCCTACATGTACCTGTTCGAGCACGTGGACGCCGACGGCAGGCCGATCACGGTGGTGGGCTCCAGTCCCGAGACGCTGGTGCGCGTCACCGACGGGCAGGTCTACACCTTCCCGATTGCCGGTTCGCGGCCCCGCTCCGGTGACGCCCAGGTGGACCGGGAGCGGGTGGCCGAGCTGCTGGCTGACCCCAAGGAGCTGTCGGAACACACCATGCTGGTGGACCTGGCCCGCAACGACCTGTCGAAGGTGTGCGACCCGGCCAGCGTGAGCGTGGCTGCGCTCATGGAGATCAAGCACTTTTCCCACATCATGCACATCTCCTCCACCGTCACCGGCCGGCTCCGCCCCGGTCGCACGGCGCTGGACGCCCTGGTGGCCACCTTCCCGGCCGGCACGCTCAGCGGCGCCCCCAAGCCGCGCGCGATTGAGCTGATCGATCAGCTGGAGCCTGCGCGGCGCGGCTTCTACGGCGGCGTGGTGGGCTACCTTGGGCTGGACGGCAACGCAGACCTGGCCATCACGATCCGCACCGCAGTCATCCGCGACGGGGTAGCGCACGTGCAGGCGGGGGCGGGCGTGGTGGCGGACTCCGTGCCGCGCAAGGAACACGAGGAGACCCGCCACAAGGCCGCAGCGATGCTCAGCGCGATCGAAACGGCGGCGGGCCTGACTAACCTTTAA
- the trpC gene encoding indole-3-glycerol phosphate synthase TrpC — protein MNVLESIVAGVRDDVARREAQKPLALVKEEAARQVSARAVVPALRSGAGPLTIIAEVKRSSPSKGRLADIPDPATLARLYEAGGASMISVLTEERRFGGSLADLDAVRRAVDIPVLRKDFVVTPYQIHEARAHGADCVLLIVAALEQPALESFIERIHSLGMTALVETHSRLEARRAVDAGAKLIGVNARDLTTLEVDRSTFAQVVDVIPSDITVVAESGVRGPHDVVDYFRAGANSVLVGEALVKSGDPAASVREFIAACSHPSLGPNPDNEKE, from the coding sequence GTGAACGTGCTGGAGAGCATCGTGGCGGGCGTGCGTGACGATGTGGCGCGCCGAGAAGCGCAAAAGCCGCTCGCGCTGGTCAAGGAGGAAGCCGCCCGGCAAGTAAGCGCCCGTGCCGTGGTGCCTGCGCTGCGCAGCGGCGCTGGGCCGCTCACGATCATCGCTGAGGTCAAGCGCTCCAGCCCCTCCAAGGGCCGCCTAGCGGACATCCCGGACCCGGCCACGCTGGCGCGCCTGTACGAGGCCGGCGGGGCGTCGATGATCTCGGTGCTGACGGAGGAGCGACGCTTCGGCGGCAGCCTGGCGGACCTGGACGCGGTGCGCCGCGCGGTGGACATCCCGGTGCTGCGCAAGGACTTCGTGGTCACCCCCTATCAGATTCACGAGGCGCGCGCCCACGGCGCCGACTGCGTGCTGCTGATCGTGGCGGCCCTGGAGCAGCCGGCGCTGGAGTCCTTCATCGAGCGGATTCACTCCCTGGGCATGACGGCGCTGGTGGAGACGCACTCGCGGCTGGAGGCGCGCCGCGCGGTGGACGCGGGCGCCAAGCTGATCGGCGTCAACGCCCGCGACCTGACCACGCTGGAGGTAGACCGCTCCACGTTCGCGCAGGTGGTGGACGTGATCCCCAGCGACATCACGGTGGTGGCCGAGAGCGGGGTGCGGGGCCCGCACGACGTGGTGGACTACTTCCGCGCCGGCGCCAACTCGGTGCTGGTGGGGGAGGCGCTGGTCAAGAGCGGCGATCCGGCTGCGTCGGTGCGCGAGTTCATCGCCGCCTGCTCCCACCCCTCCCTGGGCCCCAACCCGGACAACGAGAAGGAATGA
- the trpB gene encoding tryptophan synthase subunit beta codes for MSLAQHPGPDFGDFGGRYVPEALQATLDDLTEAWAQLQADPGFHAELAELHRNYVGRPSPLTEVPRFASHAGDVRVFLKREDLNHTGSHKINNVLGQALLTRKVGKRRVIAETGAGQHGVATATAAALLGLECVIYMGAQDMQRQALNVARMRLLGAEVRGVATGSATLKDAINEAFRDWVSNVATTNYIFGTAAGPAPFPALVRDLQHVIGQEAREQMLERTGTLPDVVCACIGGGSNAIGIFNAFLDDAAVRLVGLEAGGDGLESGRHASSITAGEVGVLHGARSYLLQDEDGQTRESHSISAGLDYPGVGPQHSWLASIGRAEYRPVTDAQAMEAFRLLCHTEGIIPAIESAHALAGALQLGRELTQAGARGANGGAPVILVNLSGRGDKDVATAARWFDLLDQAEAAEAAAELGETK; via the coding sequence ATGAGCTTGGCACAGCACCCCGGACCGGACTTCGGGGACTTCGGCGGCCGCTACGTGCCCGAGGCCCTGCAGGCCACGCTGGACGACCTGACGGAGGCATGGGCGCAGCTCCAGGCCGACCCGGGCTTTCACGCGGAGCTCGCCGAGCTGCACCGCAACTACGTGGGACGACCCTCGCCGCTGACGGAGGTGCCGCGCTTTGCCAGCCACGCCGGGGACGTGCGCGTCTTCCTCAAGCGCGAGGACCTCAACCACACCGGCAGCCACAAGATCAACAACGTGCTGGGCCAGGCCCTGTTAACCCGCAAGGTGGGCAAGAGGCGCGTGATCGCAGAGACGGGGGCGGGCCAGCACGGCGTGGCCACCGCGACGGCGGCCGCACTGCTGGGACTGGAGTGCGTGATCTACATGGGCGCGCAGGACATGCAGCGCCAGGCCCTGAACGTGGCGCGCATGCGCTTGCTGGGCGCGGAGGTGCGCGGCGTGGCCACCGGCAGCGCTACCTTGAAGGACGCGATCAACGAGGCCTTCCGCGACTGGGTTTCTAACGTCGCCACCACGAACTACATATTCGGCACGGCTGCGGGTCCGGCCCCGTTCCCCGCGCTGGTGCGGGACCTGCAGCACGTGATCGGCCAGGAGGCCCGCGAGCAGATGCTGGAGCGCACCGGCACCCTGCCGGACGTGGTCTGCGCCTGCATCGGCGGCGGCTCCAACGCGATCGGCATTTTCAACGCCTTCTTGGACGACGCTGCCGTCCGGCTGGTCGGATTGGAGGCCGGCGGCGACGGGCTGGAGAGCGGGCGGCACGCCTCCTCCATCACGGCAGGCGAGGTGGGGGTGCTGCACGGGGCGCGCTCCTACCTGCTGCAGGACGAGGACGGGCAGACGCGCGAGTCGCACTCCATCTCGGCCGGGCTGGACTACCCGGGCGTCGGGCCGCAGCATTCGTGGCTGGCCAGCATCGGGCGGGCCGAGTACCGGCCCGTGACGGACGCGCAGGCGATGGAGGCCTTCCGGCTGTTGTGCCACACGGAGGGAATCATCCCGGCCATCGAGTCCGCCCACGCGCTGGCGGGCGCGCTGCAGCTGGGACGCGAGCTGACGCAGGCGGGGGCGCGCGGCGCGAACGGGGGAGCACCGGTGATCCTGGTCAACCTCTCCGGGCGCGGGGACAAGGACGTGGCCACCGCGGCCCGATGGTTTGACCTGCTGGACCAGGCGGAGGCGGCGGAGGCCGCCGCAGAGCTGGGGGAGACGAAGTGA
- the trpA gene encoding tryptophan synthase subunit alpha, whose protein sequence is MSTNYSGERIAQIKADGGAALIGYLPVGYPTVRGSIDAVKALIDGGVDVIELGFPYSDPGMDGEVIQRASEAALARGVKLKDYIAAVEELAPLGAPITLMSYYNPIHRYGVEAFARDLANAGAAGVITPDLTPDAGGQWRAAATAAGLEQIFLVAPSSTDERLRMTVEAHRGWIYAASTMGVTGVRAKVDDVARQLVERTRAAGADLVCVGLGVSNGEQAAELAQYSDGVIVGSAFVRTVGEASAVDLARLRQLASSIRAGVR, encoded by the coding sequence GTGAGCACGAACTATTCAGGCGAGCGCATCGCCCAGATAAAGGCCGACGGGGGAGCGGCGCTGATCGGCTACCTGCCGGTGGGCTACCCCACGGTGCGCGGCTCGATCGACGCGGTTAAGGCGCTCATCGACGGCGGCGTTGACGTGATCGAGCTGGGCTTCCCCTACAGCGACCCCGGCATGGACGGGGAGGTGATCCAGCGCGCCAGCGAGGCGGCGCTGGCGCGCGGGGTCAAGCTCAAGGACTACATCGCCGCCGTGGAGGAGCTTGCCCCGCTGGGCGCCCCGATCACCCTGATGAGCTACTACAACCCGATCCACCGCTACGGCGTGGAGGCCTTCGCCCGGGACCTGGCCAACGCCGGTGCGGCGGGCGTGATCACCCCGGACCTGACCCCGGACGCGGGTGGGCAGTGGCGCGCGGCCGCCACGGCGGCCGGCCTGGAGCAGATCTTCCTGGTGGCACCGTCTTCCACCGACGAGCGCTTGCGGATGACGGTGGAGGCCCACCGGGGTTGGATTTACGCCGCCTCCACGATGGGCGTGACCGGCGTGCGGGCCAAGGTAGACGACGTGGCCCGCCAGCTGGTGGAGCGCACGCGCGCCGCCGGCGCCGACCTGGTGTGCGTGGGCCTGGGCGTGTCCAACGGGGAGCAGGCGGCCGAACTGGCGCAATACTCCGACGGCGTTATTGTTGGCTCTGCATTCGTGCGCACCGTGGGCGAGGCCAGCGCGGTCGACCTGGCACGACTGCGGCAACTTGCTTCTTCTATCCGCGCGGGGGTGCGCTAA
- the lgt gene encoding prolipoprotein diacylglyceryl transferase, which produces MTVSLPLSIPSPSQGVWHLGPLPLRAYALFILVGIFLAVIWSSKRYAARGGDGEVVYDAAIWVVPAGILGGRLYYVFTVPEQYFGEHGSLLNIVKVWEGGLGIWGAVVGGGLGALAYFRYRGLRLAPFADALAPALIVAQAIGRLGNYFNQELFGRPTTLPWGLEIDAHNMPPGYAEGTLFHPTFLYELLWNLLIAAVLLWIERRRWLVPGQLFVLYVIGYTLGRSMIETLRIDKSEYILGIRVNLWLVFPTLLIAIGVYFYQRATARKAGVGGTLPAVAEGVKATSAQVSARKEARDEGHATGQEGYAPYPLGGQENADPAHIYLPGREPGTDEPSGKDAKN; this is translated from the coding sequence ATGACGGTTTCGCTGCCACTGTCCATTCCGAGCCCGAGCCAGGGGGTGTGGCACCTGGGCCCCCTGCCGCTGCGTGCTTACGCGCTCTTCATCCTGGTGGGAATCTTCCTGGCGGTGATCTGGAGCTCCAAGCGTTACGCCGCGCGGGGTGGAGACGGCGAGGTGGTGTACGACGCCGCCATCTGGGTGGTGCCCGCCGGCATCCTGGGCGGGCGCCTCTACTACGTGTTCACCGTGCCGGAGCAGTACTTCGGCGAGCACGGCTCCCTGCTCAACATCGTCAAGGTGTGGGAGGGCGGCCTGGGTATTTGGGGCGCCGTGGTGGGCGGTGGCCTGGGCGCGCTGGCCTACTTCCGCTATCGGGGCCTACGCCTGGCCCCCTTCGCTGACGCGCTGGCGCCGGCGCTGATCGTGGCGCAGGCGATCGGTCGGCTGGGCAACTACTTCAACCAGGAGCTCTTTGGCCGCCCCACCACGCTGCCCTGGGGCCTGGAGATCGACGCCCACAACATGCCGCCCGGCTACGCCGAGGGCACCCTGTTCCACCCCACCTTCCTCTACGAGCTGCTGTGGAACCTGCTGATCGCCGCCGTGCTGCTGTGGATCGAGCGGCGCCGCTGGCTGGTGCCCGGGCAGCTGTTCGTGCTCTACGTGATCGGCTACACCCTGGGCCGCTCCATGATCGAGACGCTGCGCATCGACAAGAGCGAGTACATCCTGGGCATCCGCGTCAACCTGTGGCTGGTCTTCCCGACCCTGCTGATCGCCATCGGCGTCTACTTCTACCAGCGCGCCACCGCCCGCAAGGCAGGCGTGGGCGGCACCCTGCCGGCGGTCGCCGAGGGCGTGAAGGCGACGTCGGCCCAGGTCAGTGCCCGCAAGGAGGCACGGGACGAAGGTCACGCCACCGGGCAGGAGGGCTACGCGCCCTACCCGCTGGGCGGCCAGGAAAACGCCGATCCGGCCCACATTTACCTGCCCGGCCGCGAGCCCGGCACCGACGAACCGAGTGGAAAGGACGCCAAGAACTGA